In the genome of Mytilus trossulus isolate FHL-02 unplaced genomic scaffold, PNRI_Mtr1.1.1.hap1 h1tg000244l__unscaffolded, whole genome shotgun sequence, one region contains:
- the LOC134701461 gene encoding uncharacterized protein LOC134701461, with product MNETEIYSITDLNSPPAKLQRREDGNSHYQFIPLPLPDQIFIFTLGDWTKSQQCIEATITYKDEPLQLGKITRNQRCLCWERRMMKKGSSNVFSSEQNGLAKLVLEVQNRQTSLESADDSIIKQEENEDTPKVHVNHNNEENNKPVKQKRRSSLTKSDQTPTGPSSKKPKTRTRNLKTKLNSSVTEVNMEEKENISQTRIPSPLKLSLSPSSKPIVTSKPTLATCKDVTSRAPHPSSRWGHSFCMVHDNMGVLIGGQGERQQTSKDSVWSLDPVTRKWRDQEITSEIPNQKPEYRMGHTATYDPTLRCVYVYGGSKNLKWFHDVHMLDVDEFKWQLLKVAGKAPTRAYHSATLYRNELWIFGGVYPRPDPQPDGCSNEVHIFSPVLENWYAPIVNGEKPLPRSGHSATLIDDQLVMFGGWDAPYCYNDLYILDMSIVEWAKPKVNGTPPSPRSWHASCALKGNRIMIHGGYDGDLALDDLHIFTLATSSWMKIKLEPSPIPRAGHQAICLPYNHENEEQDEVLIFGGGNNDGNFFHDLLSANIPFNPIEDQTVLTDAIQNS from the exons gAGAGAAGATGGTAATAGCCACTACCAGTTTATACCTCTGCCCTTACCAGATCAGATCTTCATTTTTACATTGGGAGATTGGACAAAATCACAGCAATGTATAGAAGCTACCATTACCTACAAAGATGAACCACTACAGCTTGGCAAAATAACCAGAAACCAAAG ATGTTTGTGTTGGGAAAGAAGAATGATGAAGAAAGGTAGCAGTAATGTATTCTCATCTGAACAGAATGGTCTGGCTAAATTAGTGTTGGAAGTTCAGAATCGACAAACCAGTTTAGAATCAGCAGATGATTCTATCATAAAACAGGAAGAAAATGAAGATACGCCAAAAgttcat GTAAATCATAATaatgaagaaaacaacaaaCCGGTGAAACAGAAACGTAGATCAAGTCTGACAAAATCTGACCAAACACCAACAGGACCATCATCAAAGAAGCCAAAAACAAGAACAAGAAATCTTAAAACTAAGTTAAACAGTTCAGTTACTGAAGTCAATATGGAAGAGAAGGAAAATATTTCACAGACCAGAATACCATCTCCACTTAAACTGAGTCTTTCTCCAAGTAGTAAACCAATTGTTACCAGTAAACCCACACTGGCAACATGTAAAGATGTTACTAGTCGAG CACCACATCCCAGTAGTAGATGGGGCCATAGTTTCTGTATGGTACATGACAACATGGGTGTTTTGATTGGTGGACAAGGTGAACGACAGCAAACCAGCAAAGATTCAGTGTGGTCTTTAGATCCAG TGACGAGAAAATGGAGAGACCAGGAAATTACCAGTGAGATACCAAACCAAAAACCAGAATATAGAATGGGACATACAGCAACCTATGACCCTACACTTAGATGTGTATATGTGTATGGTGGATCTAAAAACCTCAAATGGTTCCATGATGTTCACATGTTAGATGTAGATGAATTTAAATGGCAGCTTTTAAAG GTGGCAGGAAAAGCACCAACCAGAGCCTATCACAGTGCTACTCTTTATCGTAATGAGTTATGGATTTTTGGTGGAGTATATCCCAGACCAGACCCTCAGCCTGATGGTTGCAGTAATGAAGTACATATCTTCAGCCCCGTTCTAGAAAACTGGTATGCCCCTATAGTCAATGGAGAGAAGCCACTACCAAGATCAGG acaTTCAGCAACTTTAATTGATGACCAGCTAGTCATGTTTGGAGGTTGGGATGCCCCATACTGCTACAATGATCTTTATATACTAGATATGA GTATTGTGGAATGGGCAAAACCAAAAGTTAACGGAACACCCCCATCACCAAGAAG TTGGCATGCCTCCTGTGCTTTGAAAGGAAACCGAATAATGATACATGGTGGCTATGATGGTGATCTGGCACTGGATGATTTACATATCTTCACACTTG cTACATCATCCTGGATGAAGATAAAACTGGAACCCAGTCCAATACCTCGAGCTGGTCACCAGGCTATATGTCTGCCATACAATCATGAGAATGAAGAACAGGATGAGGTGTTGATATTTGGAGGAGGTAACAATGACGGGAACTTCTTCCATGATTTATTGTCGGCTAACATTCCATTCAATCCTATAGAAGATCAGACTGTCCTAACTGATGCCATTCAGAATTCATAA
- the LOC134701516 gene encoding uncharacterized protein LOC134701516, which translates to MERFGTSTRQDIDDKRRNIHADKTQKSNTQSAKLFKEYLTSKNHEADFESFTTQRLDEALSHFYLDVRKIDGSMYKTSSLESIRHGLNRYLKAPPNNKVFDIIKDTAFRYANMSFDAARAELKQSGKGNVQHYPIIQESDREKLYKSVYFSTHTPTGLFNKVLYDIRLYFCRRGAENMHTMTKSTFALKTDPDTGMRYIEKILDELTKNHRGNDKETTSGVMPEATGSMYCPVDSFIRYTDKLHPDCDRLWQRPRDCFVDDDNEIWYYNAPVGEKKLKTFMSDLSLSCKLSQKYTNHSIRATGASILSKNKFNDAQIMSVTGHKSVQSLSVYQRVDTQEKLEMGQTLGIIMGAVPAQIEALPAPPIRPALPAPPARLALTENGSMAPALIEANTPQTLHSDFEGFDLNAILGDFDYNESSINVSNTRQAAGPQLFHKCKVTIIQNLTLNK; encoded by the exons ATGGAGAGATTCGGGACGTCAACACGTCAGGACATTGACGATAAAAGACGGAACATTCACGCCGACAAGACACAAAAGAGTAACACCCAATCTGCAAAATTGTTCAAGGAATATCTTACCAGTAAAAACCATGAAGCGGACTTTGAAagctttacaacacaacgtttGGATGAAGCGTTGTCTCATTTCTACCTTGATGTTAGAAAAATAGATGgttcaatgtataaaacctcTTCCTTGGAATCTATTCGACATGGCTTAAATCGTTACCTTAAAGCACCTCCGAACAATAAGGTATTTGACATTATCAAAGATACAGCTTTCCGATATGCAAATATGAGCTTTGACGCTGCGAGGGCCGAACTTAAACAATCTGGAAAGGGAAACGTACAGCATTATCCAAtaatacaggaatctgacaggGAGAAGCTATACAAGTCAGTCTACTTTTCTACACATACCCCCACAGGACTATTTAATAAAGTCCTGTATGATATAAGACTGTACTTTTGTCGACGAGGTGCAGAAAATATGCATACAATGACCAAGTCAACCTTTGCTCTGAAAACAGACCCAGATACTGGAATGAGATACATCGAAAAGATTTTAGATGAATTAACCAAAAACCATAGAGGAAATGATAAGGAGACAACGAGTGGAGTCATGCCAGAAGCTACAG GCTCAATGTATTGTCCAGTGGATTCCTTTATAAGATATACAGACAAACTGCACCCTGATTGTGATAG atTGTGGCAGCGTCCAAGGGATTGTTTTGTTGATGATGACAACGAAATATGGTATTACAACGCACCTGTTGGAgagaaaaaactaaaaacatttaTGAGTGACTTGAGTTTGTCATGTAAACTTAGCCAGAAATATACAAATCATTCAATCAGAGCAACAGGAgcttcaattttgtcaaaaaataaatttaatgatgcTCAGATAATGTCTGTCACCGGTCACAAATCCGTACAATCTCTATCTGTTTATCAACGGGTAGACACGCAAGAAAAGTTAGAAATGGGACAAACCCTGGGAATAATTATGGGAGCTGTGCCCGCCCAAATAGAGGCTTTACCAGCACCACCTATAAGACCAGCACTACCAGCACCTCCCGCAAGATTAGCACTTACTGAAAATGGATCTATGGCGCCTGCTCTTATTGAAGCAAACACTCCACAAACTTTGCATTCCGATTTCGAAGGATTTGATTTGAACGCTATATTAGGGGACTTTGATTATAATGAATCATCAATAAATGTTAGCAACACAAGACAAGCTGCCGGTCCACAATTATTTCACAAATGTAAAGTGACAATCATTCAAAATCTAACATTGAACAAATGA